TACGCGCAACTGAAGAACGCAGGCTTCGCGTCGATCGTGAACCTGCGAGAAGCCTCGGAGGAGGGCGCGAACGTCGAAGCCGAGGCCAAAGCCGCCGCCGATGCCGGTCTCACGTACATTCACTTGCCGTTTGCGAGCAAGACACCCGACGCCACCAAGGTCGACGCCTTTCTGAAGGCAGTTGTCGCCGCGGAGAACCAGCCGATGCTCGTGCACTGCGCGAGCGGCGGCCGGGCCTCGATGTTCTGGGCGATCAAACGCGTGATGGTTGACGGCTGGCCGGTGGAGAAGGCGATGAACGAGCTGCCGGACCTGACGAAGAACGTGGGACAGCCATTGCGGGCGTTCGCGCTGGATTACCTGAAGTCGCACGGGAAGTAGGATCGCGCCACCACACAGAGCCCACAGTGGACGCTGCGCGGTTCAGCCTCTGATCGGGTCGGCGCCTCGGCGGCTTCGTTCTTTGCGATTTTCGTGTGGGAGAAGACCGACACATGTCGAGCGAACACAACCCGTTTGGTGATATGGACCCAGAGGTGTTTCGGCGGGAGGGGCACCGGATCGTTGACTGGATCGCGGAGTACTTCGCGCACCCCGAGAGATACCCGGTCCTGTCGCGCGTGAAGCCAGGTGACGTACGACGCGCACTGCCCACGCACGCGCCCGAGTCGGGAGAACCGTTCGACGCCATCCTCGCCGATTTCGAGCGCGTGATTGTGCCGGGCATCACGCACTGGAATCACCCGGGGTTCTTCGCGTACTTCGCCATCACCGGGAGCGGCCCCGGCGTGCTCGCCGAGCTCCTGTCGGCGGCGCTCAACGCCCAGGGGATGCTGTGGCGGACCTCGCCGTCCGTCACGGAACTCGAGGAGGTGTCACTCGGCTGGCTGCGGCAGCTCATGGGGCTGCCGGACGTTTTCGATGGCGTCATCTACGACACCGCCTCGGTGTCGAGCCTGCACGCACTCGCCACGGCCCGCGAAGCCGCCATCGCACGCGTCCGCAGCGCGGGGATGGCGGGCCGAGCCGATCTCCCCCGCTACCGTGTCTACTGCTCCGACCAGGCGCACTCATCGATCGACAAGGCCGTCATCCTGCTCGGCCTCGGCCACGACTCGCTCCGAAAGATCCCATCGGACGCCGAGTTCCGGATGCGTCCCGACGCGCTCGAGCAGGCGATCGCAGACGATCGCGCCGACGGCATCGTCCCGATGGCGGTCGTGGCCACCGTGGGCACCACGTCCACGACCAGCGTCGACCCCGTGCCGGCGATTGCCGGAATCTGCGAACGCGAGCACGCGTGGCTGCACGTGGACTGCGCCTACGCCGGCGTCGCCGCGATCGTTCCGGAGTACCGCCACATCCTCGACGGCGTCGATCGCGCCGACTCGATCGTCGTCAATCCGCACAAGTGGCTGTTCACGCCGTTCGATCTCAGCGCGTTCTACTGCCGGCGCATGGATCTGCTTCGGCAGGCGTTCTCGCTGACGCCGGAGTACCTCCGCACGGTGGAAGCCGGCGAAGTCCGGAACCTGATGGACACGGGCGTTCAGCTCGGCCGCCGCTTCCGAGCGCTCAAGCTGTGGATGATCCTTCGCTACTTCGGCGCAGAAGGCATCCGCGCGCGGCTCTCCGAGCACATGCGCCTCGCACGCCTCTTTGCCGGTTGGGTGGACGCCGACCCGGAATTCGAGCGCCTCGCGCCCGTCCCGTTCAGCGTGGTCTGCTTCCGTGCCCGTCCGCGCGGCCGCGACTGGACCGAGCCCGACCTGGAGGCGTTCAACCAGAAACTCCTCGACGGGATGAACGCCACCGGAGAGGTGTTCCTGTCGCACACGAAGCTCAATGGACGCTTCGTGCTTCGGCTCGCGGTGGGAAATCTCAGGACCGAAGAGCGGCACGTCAGGAGGGCGTGGGAGTTGGTGAAGGAGAAAAGTGCTGAGTGCTAGAAGAGTGCTGAGTGCTCGGTGCTAGCTCCCGAACTCTCCAATCTCCGCTTCGATCGCGCGGATCTCCCCGTTGACTCTCTGGATGCGCATCAGCTGGTCAAGGTCCTTCTTGCCCTTATCCACGACGCCGCCCACCGCCTTCGTCCCGTTGTGCAGGAACGACATCACGACTCCTTCGGGGCCGTTGCACTGAGTGGGAGCATCGCCCGGGCCGGCCCGCGACGAGACACTGTCCGTCAATCTGGACCTCGTCGCCATCGTCGCCGCCGCCGAGCGCGCCATGCAACCCGCGCGCCCAGCCCGCTCTCGAGACGCAGATCTCCCTGCAATCGAACATTTCTCGTGCAAGTCCATTCTCCGGCACTTCTCCCTGCCAGCATGCCGCATCGACATCTCCGTGGTGGCTGCAGCGCGTCGGGCTCGTCGCTGTCGATGATCGGACGGCCGAGTTCCTGCTGGCCCTCACGCCGCACACACGCGGACGGCAACCGTCACGAGGAAGGACGCGTTCATGTTGGCGAGACGGACCCTCCTGGCCTTGGCACTCATCCTGGTCTCTTCGGCGGCCGCGCTGGCGCAGCCGTCACTCGCCGTCAACGATGTCCTCCCGCCGGCGATTGTGACAGCGACTGCTGGCGGGTCCGTCTCCGTCCTTGTGTCGGGCGGGCCTGGCAGTCGGACGGACTGGATCGCCCTCTATCCCCTGGGCGCGTCCGACCGCGCTTTCCTCTCGTGGCAGTAATTGAGCGGCACGACGTCGCCGCCCGACACCGGCTTGCCGACAGCGGTGCTGACGTTTTCGGTGCCTGTCTCCGCCGGAGACTATGAGTTCCGCCTCTTTGCGAACAACGGATACTCACGCCTCACCACGAGCACGGTCGTGAGGGTCGCAGCGTCTCAGGCGCGAGTGGCCGTCAACGGAACGGCGCCCGGAACGCCCGTGACTGCTCCGGCGGGCGCAGAAGCGATCGTTGCTGTCGCCGGCGGTCCGGCGAACTCCACAGACTGGGTGGCCCTGTACGCCAGTGGAGGTCCGGACGCCGCACCGCTCTGGTGGCAGTACTTGAGCGGCTCTACGGCGCCACCCGCAAGCGGAGTGTCGGAGGCCTCTCTGAGCTTCGCTCTGCCGGTCGTTGCGGGAGACTACGAGTTCCGATTCTTCGCCCACAACACGTACGCGCGCCTGGCCACGAGCACCACGGTCACGGTTACCGCGTCGCAGGCGCAGCTCGCTGTCAACGGGGCGCCTTCGGGAACGCCGGTGACCGTGGCCGCCGGTGCGGGCACCAGCGTGGTGATCTCCGGCGGGCCCGGCAACGCTACCGACTGGGTCGGCCTCTACGCCGTCGGAGCGCCAGACACCTCGCTCCTCGCGTGGCGCTACTTGAGCGGAACGACCGCGCCGCCAGGCACTGGTCTCACCGAAGTCACTCTGCTCTTCGCCATGCCGACGGTCCCCGGCACCTACGAGTTCCGGTTCTTCGCGAGCAACGGGTACAGCCGGCTGGCGACGAGCGCCGCTATCACCATCCCGCCCTCGCCCGCACGGATCGCCGTCAATGGCGTGATAGCGCCCGCCACCGTGACCGCGGAGCCGGGCCAGGCAGTTGCCGTTCACCTCACCAACGCGCCCGGGAACGCAACCGACTGGGTTGCCCTGGCCCCCGTCGGCACGCCTGACACCGCGTACGTGGCGTGGCAGTACCTCTCCGGCTCGAGCACGCCACCCTCGGTGGGCATGAGTGAGGCCACCCTGACCTTCGCGATGTCCTCGACGATTGGCGCGTACGAGTTCCGGCTCTTCGCCAGCAACGGGTTCGCCCTGGTGACGAAGAGCGGAACCGTCGCCGTGCAGGCCGGACCGCAAGGCTGTGCCTACGCGCTGTCGCGGTCCACGCTGGCGACGTCATGGGCAGCCCGCTCTGACGGATTCAGCCTGACCACCGATGCCGCGTGCGCGTGGACCGTCAGCCATCCCTGGATCGACGTCACGAGGGCGTCCGGCCAGGGCAACGCCGCGATCGGGTTCGTCGTCGAAGCGAACACGACGGGCGTGCCGCGGCTGGGGACGATTGAGGCCGGCGGGCGCACGTTCACCATCAGCCAGGCAGCAGGGCCCTGCGCGCTCTCTCTGGCTCCGGCTTCTGCCGACTTGGCACAGACCGGAGGCGCGGGTAGCTTCATCGCGAGCGCGTTGTGGGGATGCCAGCGACCGGCGGTCTCGAACGCATCGTGGATGAGCGCCGGACGCCTGGGATACGCGAGCGTCGTCCTTTCGGACGCCCCGAAGGCCTATTGGCGGCTCTCCGACGTGGGGACCACGACGGCCGCCGACACCAGCGGGAACGGGATCGACGCGCAGCTCGCGGGCACCTATGTACAGGGCGTCGCGGCGTCGTTCGCAGATGGGGACGCCGCCACCTTCTTCTCCACGGACGGGTACGCCTACGTCGGTTACCGCACCGAGCTCGACCCTTCATCTGGCTCCTTCAGCCTCGAGGCCAGGGTGCGATTCACCGAACCGACCACGGGCACTATCGCGGGTGCGGTGTCCGACGTGTACGGCTACCAGCTGCAACTCGTCGGCAATCGCGCGCAGTTCCGGGCGGACTACTTCGACCCCGTCTTCAGTCTCGACAGCAGCGCCGAGCTGAACGACGGGACCTGGCACCACCTCGTCGGCGTTGCCGACGCCACGGCAGGCGAGGCGCGACTGTATGTCGACGGCCAGCTCGATGGAACGTCGCCCGCGACCGGTCCGGTCATCTTCGGCGGGGACTTCATCATCGGCGCCCGCAGCTACGCCAGCGAGGGGTTCATCACGGCCTCGATCGACGAAGTCGCGTATTACCCCCGGGCACTGACGCTCGAGCAAGTGTCGCGACACTTCAAGAGCCAGCACATGCCGCTGGCGAGCGACGGTCCGATCGAGGACGTCGTCGACTACGCGGCACAGGCCAACCCGACGGGCCTCACGCGCAACGGCGCGCTCTCGCTGGGCGACACGACCTTCACGATCACGCAGGCCGCCTTGCCCTGCAGCCTGACCGTCGCGCAGGCCGCCGCAACGGCGCCCGAACAAGGTGCGACCGGAACGCTGGAACTGACGGGCGTTCCCGGGTGCGGTTGGTCGGCCTCCACCGACACACCGTGGATCACGATCGGTCGCCAGCTGGACGGCTATCGAGGTCAGGTCCTTGCCGACGGCCCCTCGGCCTACTGGCGTCTGGACGACGAGGGTACGACAACGGCCGTGGATGCGAGTGGCAACGGTTTCGACGCCACCTACGAGGGCGGCTACCAGCAGGGCGTACCCGGCGCCACCGCCGACGGCGATCCCGCGACGCGATTCCCCTCCGGCGGATACGGACAAGTCCGGTTCTACCGTGACGGCACGACGGTCGCGCCGAGCGGGCCGCTGACATTCGAAGCGTGGGTTCAGTATCGCGGGCAGGGCGGCGGCACGGTCGTCAGCACCTGGAACTACAGTCTCGCCCTCGGACCGTCAGGGGCGAGCTTCTCGGCTACCTACGGGGAAGGACAGAAGGCGTTCGACCTCCAGGGCAGCCGGCCGATCAACGACGGCGCATGGCACCACCTCGTCGGCACCGTGGATACCGCGGCGCAGACGGCAGCGCTCTACATCGACGGCATTCTCGAGGCCTCGGCGCCGACCACCGGTTACCTGTACCGTGTTGAAGGCGTTTTCATTGGTCCCGCCGTCGCAGCGATCGACGAGGTGGCGGTCTATCCGGTCGTCCTGACACCGGAGCAGGTAGGCCACCACTACGACGCGCGCGTCTCGCCCGGCGGCGGCACCGGAATGCTCGAGTACATTGTCGCGCCCAACCAGACCATCGAAGCGCGCTCCGGCGTTCTGCACGTCGCCGGCGTGGCCGTTCCCGTGACACAGGCCGCCCGCCACTGCATCGACGTGACGCCGGCGGCGATTGACGTCGAGGCGTCGGGCGGCGCCGGCGCGATTGCCGTGAGCGCGATTTCAGGCGGATGCACGTGGCAGGCTGGCGCAGACGTGCGGTGGTTGAGCGTCGAGCCGACCGCCGGTACCGGGCCTGGCTCCGTTCAGTACACGGTTGCTGACAACGAGTCGGTCCTCAGGCGCATCGGCCACATCACCGTCAACGGGCAGGTCGTCACCGTGACGCAGGGGCCGGCCCCGCTGCGCCCACCGGCGCAGGGTTACTCCATTGCCGCCGGCGTCAGCCACACCCTGGCGGTCAAGAGCGACG
Above is a genomic segment from Vicinamibacterales bacterium containing:
- a CDS encoding pyridoxal-dependent decarboxylase, translating into MSSEHNPFGDMDPEVFRREGHRIVDWIAEYFAHPERYPVLSRVKPGDVRRALPTHAPESGEPFDAILADFERVIVPGITHWNHPGFFAYFAITGSGPGVLAELLSAALNAQGMLWRTSPSVTELEEVSLGWLRQLMGLPDVFDGVIYDTASVSSLHALATAREAAIARVRSAGMAGRADLPRYRVYCSDQAHSSIDKAVILLGLGHDSLRKIPSDAEFRMRPDALEQAIADDRADGIVPMAVVATVGTTSTTSVDPVPAIAGICEREHAWLHVDCAYAGVAAIVPEYRHILDGVDRADSIVVNPHKWLFTPFDLSAFYCRRMDLLRQAFSLTPEYLRTVEAGEVRNLMDTGVQLGRRFRALKLWMILRYFGAEGIRARLSEHMRLARLFAGWVDADPEFERLAPVPFSVVCFRARPRGRDWTEPDLEAFNQKLLDGMNATGEVFLSHTKLNGRFVLRLAVGNLRTEERHVRRAWELVKEKSAEC
- a CDS encoding sulfur transferase domain-containing protein gives rise to the protein MNTTLRSKLALLIVVTVAVVATTASALPPQDQTATSKPAVSAAKNFTQVDATLACSGALAPEAYAQLKNAGFASIVNLREASEEGANVEAEAKAAADAGLTYIHLPFASKTPDATKVDAFLKAVVAAENQPMLVHCASGGRASMFWAIKRVMVDGWPVEKAMNELPDLTKNVGQPLRAFALDYLKSHGK